One genomic window of Paramormyrops kingsleyae isolate MSU_618 chromosome 22, PKINGS_0.4, whole genome shotgun sequence includes the following:
- the b9d1 gene encoding B9 domain-containing protein 1 isoform X1 gives MATSNPSVFLLMINGQIEGADFPEYDELYCKYCFVYGHDWAPTSGLEEGISQISSRGRDTRHGLVWNFPVEITFKSTNPFGWPQIVVSVYGPDTFGNDVVRGYGAVHVPVTPGKHVKTIPMFVPESTSRLQKFTSWLMGRRPEFTDPKVIAQGEGREVTRVHSQGSVSFSFNIVTKDMKKLGYDVGHPRDV, from the exons ATGGCGACCAGTAACCCATCTGTGTTTCTTCTGATGATAAACGGGCAAATAGAAGGCGCAGAT TTTCCCGAATATGACGAGCTTTACTGCAAGTACTGTTTCGTGTACGGACACGATTGGGCACCCACGTCG ggGTTGGAGGAAGGCATATCCCAGATCTCCTCCCGAGGCCGGGACACACGTCATGGTCTGGTGTGGAACTTCCCCGTGGAGATCACGTTCAAGAGCACCAACCCATTTGGCT GGCCCCAGATCGTGGTCAGCGTGTACGGCCCCGACACCTTTGGGAACGATGTGGTTCGAGGGTACGGGGCTGTTCACGTCCCTGTTACTCCTGGCAA ACACGTGAAAACAATTCCCATGTTTGTTCCAGAATCTACTTCCAGGCTACAAAAATTCACAAG CTGGCTAATGGGACGGCGTCCAGAGTTTACAGATCCCAAGGTTATAGCCCAGGGTGAAGGAAGAGAAG TCACTAGGGTACACTCCCAGGGCTCCGTCAGCTTCTCCTTCAACATCGTCACCAAGGACATGAAGAAGCTAGGCTATGACGTCGGCCACCCAAGAGATGTATGA
- the b9d1 gene encoding B9 domain-containing protein 1 isoform X2 has translation MTSFTASTVSCTDTIGHPRRGWRKAYPRSPPEAGTHVMVWCGTSPWRSRSRAPTHLAVRAPLSWPQIVVSVYGPDTFGNDVVRGYGAVHVPVTPGKHVKTIPMFVPESTSRLQKFTSWLMGRRPEFTDPKVIAQGEGREVTRVHSQGSVSFSFNIVTKDMKKLGYDVGHPRDV, from the exons ATGACGAGCTTTACTGCAAGTACTGTTTCGTGTACGGACACGATTGGGCACCCACGTCG ggGTTGGAGGAAGGCATATCCCAGATCTCCTCCCGAGGCCGGGACACACGTCATGGTCTGGTGTGGAACTTCCCCGTGGAGATCACGTTCAAGAGCACCAACCCATTTGGCTGTGAGAGCTCCACTTTCCT GGCCCCAGATCGTGGTCAGCGTGTACGGCCCCGACACCTTTGGGAACGATGTGGTTCGAGGGTACGGGGCTGTTCACGTCCCTGTTACTCCTGGCAA ACACGTGAAAACAATTCCCATGTTTGTTCCAGAATCTACTTCCAGGCTACAAAAATTCACAAG CTGGCTAATGGGACGGCGTCCAGAGTTTACAGATCCCAAGGTTATAGCCCAGGGTGAAGGAAGAGAAG TCACTAGGGTACACTCCCAGGGCTCCGTCAGCTTCTCCTTCAACATCGTCACCAAGGACATGAAGAAGCTAGGCTATGACGTCGGCCACCCAAGAGATGTATGA